GCGCCATGGAAATCACGTGACCGCCATAGATCAGACGCGTGCCATCAGGCCGTGCAGTGCTGTCAAAATGCACTTTGGCGGTGTTCTGCCACAGGCGCGTGGCCATCATGTGTTCGGCTTCTTCAATGGTGACGCCGTCCACGTGGTCGATGGTCTCGCCGACCTCATAATCGCCCCAGCGATGCGCCTCGCCCGCCAGCGTGAAATCGTAGCCTGTGAAATCAAGCCCTTCTGGTATGACCAAATCCTTGGGGTCGATGACTTTGGACAGCTCGGGGATTACGGTTTCAGGCGCAGGCGCATCCAGATCCTTTTTGCGCACCATGACCCAGCGGACGTATTCCATGACCACTTCGTCGCGCTGATTGAGACCGCGCGTGCGGACATAGACCACACCGGACTTGCCATTGGAGTTCTGTTTGACCCCGATCACCTCAGAGGTCGACCGCAGGGTGTCGCCTTCATAGACCGGTTTCAACCAGCGGCCCTCGGCGTAACCAAGGTTTGCGACCGCGTTCAGCGACACATCCGGCACAGTCTTGCCAAAAACCACATGGAACGCAGCCAGATCATCAATCGGTGACGCCGGAAGACCAGACGCCCGCGCAAATTCGTCCGAAGAATAAAGCGCATGCCGCGCAGGATACAAGGCGTGATACATGGCACGCTCGCCTCCAGACACAGTGCGCGGCACGGCGTGATGGATGACATCCCCGACTTTGTAGTCTTCGAAAAAGCGTCCGGCGTTGGTCTTGGCCATTAGTGGTCTCCGAGTTTGGTCTCTGGCGTGTAGGTGCCCTCTACCTCTTTGACGACTGCCTGCCCGCAGCGCATGACACCGCGCGCGGCGTCAAAGGCGTAGGTGGGCTCGCCCTGCAGCTCCCAGCCCTTGTTCAGGGCCGCGGTCACTTTGTGGCAAAAGGCGGATGTGTCGTCTTCAGACAGGAAGCGATAGAGTTTCATGGGGTTATGCTCCGAATGGGGTCAGGCCAAAGAGGGAATGCACCGCTCCAATCGCGCCGGTCAGGACGATTGCGATGGCAAAGAACATG
This is a stretch of genomic DNA from Cognatishimia activa. It encodes these proteins:
- a CDS encoding MaoC family dehydratase translates to MAKTNAGRFFEDYKVGDVIHHAVPRTVSGGERAMYHALYPARHALYSSDEFARASGLPASPIDDLAAFHVVFGKTVPDVSLNAVANLGYAEGRWLKPVYEGDTLRSTSEVIGVKQNSNGKSGVVYVRTRGLNQRDEVVMEYVRWVMVRKKDLDAPAPETVIPELSKVIDPKDLVIPEGLDFTGYDFTLAGEAHRWGDYEVGETIDHVDGVTIEEAEHMMATRLWQNTAKVHFDSTARPDGTRLIYGGHVISMARALSFNGLANAQMIVGLNGGVHANPCLSGMTVRAWSEVLDKAETSAPGVGAIRLRLVATKGGAPFELKGEDGKYLPDVLLDLDYWALMPI
- a CDS encoding DUF1737 domain-containing protein, producing the protein MKLYRFLSEDDTSAFCHKVTAALNKGWELQGEPTYAFDAARGVMRCGQAVVKEVEGTYTPETKLGDH